In the Choloepus didactylus isolate mChoDid1 chromosome 5, mChoDid1.pri, whole genome shotgun sequence genome, one interval contains:
- the PSMC2 gene encoding 26S proteasome regulatory subunit 7: MPDYLGADQRKTKEDEKDDKPIRALDEGDIALLKTYGQSTYSRQIKQVEDDIQQLLKKINELTGIKESDTGLAPPALWDLAADKQTLQSEQPLQVARCTKIINADSEDPKYIINVKQFAKFVVDLSDQVAPTDIEEGMRVGVDRNKYQIHIPLPPKIDPTVTMMQVEEKPDVTYSDVGGCKEQIEKLREVVETPLLHPERFVNLGIEPPKGVLLFGPPGTGKTLCARAVANRTDACFIRVIGSELVQKYVGEGARMVRELFEMARTKKACLIFFDEIDAIGGARFDDGAGGDNEVQRTMLELINQLDGFDPRGNIKVLMATNRPDTLDPALMRPGRLDRKIEFSLPDLEGRTHIFKIHARSMSVERDIRFELLARLCPNSTGAEIRSVCTEAGMFAIRARRKIATEKDFLEAVNKVIKSYAKFSATPRYMTYN, from the exons ATGCCGGATTACCTCGGTGCCGATCAGCGGAAAACCAAAGAGGATGAGAAGGACGACAAGCCCATCCGAG CTCTGGATGAGGGGGATATTGCCTTGCTGAAAACTTAT GGTCAGAGCACTTACTCTAGGCAGATCAAGCAGGTTGAAGATGACATTCAACAGCTTCTCAAGAAAATTAATGAGCTTacgg GTATTAAAGAATCTGACACTGGCCTGGCCCCACCAGCCCTCTGGGATTTGGCTGCAGATAAGCAAACGCTCCAGAGTGAACAACCTTTACAGGTTGCAAG ATGTACAAAGATAATCAATGCTGATTCGGAGGACCCAAAGTACATTATCAATGTGAAGCAGTTTGCCAAGTTTGTGGTGGATCTCAGTGATCAGGTGGCACCTACTGACATTGAAGAAGGAATGAGAGTTGG TGTGGACAGGAATAAATATCAAATTCACATTCCACTGCCTCCTAAGATTGATCCAACAGTTACCATGATGCAG GTGGAGGAAAAACCTGATGTCACGTACAGTGATGTTGGTGGCTGTAAGGAACAGATTGAGAAACTGCGAGAAGTAGTTGAAACCCCATTACTTCAT CCAGAGAGGTTTGTTAACCTTGGCATTGAGCCTCCCAAGGGCGTGCTGCTCTTTGGTCCACCAGGTACAGGCAAGACACTCTGTGCTCGGGCAGTTGCTAATAGGACTGATGCTTGCTTCATTCGTGTTATTGGATCTGAACTTGTGCAGAAATATGTTGGTGAG GGAGCGCGAATGGTTCGCGAACTCTTTGAAATGGCTAGGACCAAAAAAGCCTGCCttatattctttgatgaaattgATGCTATTGGAG gGGCTCGTTTTGATGACGGTGCTGGAGGTGACAATGAAGTGCAGAGAACGATGTTGGAACTGATCAATCAGCTGGATGGCTTTGATCCTCGAGGCAATATTAAAGTGCTGATGGCCACTAACAGACCTGATACTTTGGATCCAGCACTGATGAGGCCAGGGAGATTAGACAGAAAGATTGAATTTAGCTTGCCTGATCTAGAG GGTCGGACTCACATCTTTAAGATTCATGCTCGTTCAATGAGTGTTGAAAGAGATATCAGATTTGAATTGTTAGCACGATTGTGTCCAAATAGCACTG gtGCTGAAATTAGAAGCGTCTGCACAGAAGCTGGTATGTTTGCAATTAGAGCTCGGCGAAAAATTGCTACTGAGAAGGATTTCTTGGAAGCTGTAAATAAGGTTATTAAATCCTATGCCAAATTTAGCGCTACTCCCCGCTACATGACATACAACTGA